From Deferribacterota bacterium, one genomic window encodes:
- a CDS encoding response regulator, giving the protein MKILLADDEFKLRKMIAIQLRKRGYIVLEASNGKKAVELAINERPDVIILDIKMPEMNGLEAYEKIKNSKNFDNIPIIILSAQNDKDSLDKIKKLNIGHHLYKPFSFTELVRVIKNVS; this is encoded by the coding sequence ATGAAAATTTTATTAGCTGACGATGAATTTAAGCTTAGAAAAATGATAGCTATTCAATTAAGAAAAAGAGGATACATTGTATTGGAGGCTTCAAATGGTAAAAAGGCTGTTGAATTAGCTATTAATGAAAGGCCAGATGTAATTATTTTGGATATAAAAATGCCAGAGATGAATGGTTTGGAAGCTTATGAAAAAATTAAGAATAGTAAGAATTTTGACAATATCCCAATAATAATATTATCCGCTCAAAACGATAAGGATAGCTTGGATAAAATAAAAAAGCTAAATATAGGGCATCATCTCTATAAGCCTTTTAGTTTTACTGAGCTTGTTAGAGTTATTAAAAATGTTTCATAA
- a CDS encoding cysteine desulfurase family protein, whose translation MIYFDNSATTPVDSRVYNAMKPYFTDKFANPSSIHLLGREVNEDLAIARENISKLINALPEEVIFTGSGTESDNLALKGIAFALKNKGNHIITSSIEHKAVSETMKWLETAGFTVTYLPVDKKGTVDLSSLEKSINDNTILISIMLANNEIGTIEPMKDVVNIAKPKNIIVHTDAVQAIGKMKIDVNELGVDLLTFSGHKIYAPKGIGALYIENSLKDKIVPLIHGGGQEYSIRSGTENVPYIIGLAEACDIINKELDNEVKHTKAIRDKFEELLLKEIPDIYINGDVSNRVCNISNISFKYIEGEALMAYTPEICCSTGSACSSEEGPSHVLKAIGINPIDIHGTIRFSFGRFNRLEEVPRAVSLLKDSVAKLRKLSPLYNKNK comes from the coding sequence ATGATCTATTTTGACAATAGCGCAACAACTCCAGTTGATTCAAGGGTATATAATGCAATGAAACCTTATTTTACTGATAAGTTTGCAAATCCTTCGAGCATACATCTGCTAGGCAGAGAAGTTAATGAGGATTTAGCAATAGCAAGGGAAAATATATCAAAATTAATCAATGCTTTACCTGAAGAAGTAATCTTCACTGGCAGTGGTACCGAATCAGATAATTTAGCTTTAAAGGGTATAGCCTTTGCTCTAAAAAATAAAGGTAATCATATTATCACAAGCTCAATTGAGCACAAGGCAGTTTCTGAAACTATGAAATGGTTAGAAACAGCCGGTTTCACTGTAACATATTTACCTGTTGATAAAAAAGGCACTGTTGATTTAAGTTCATTAGAAAAAAGCATAAATGATAATACTATACTCATATCAATTATGCTCGCAAATAATGAAATTGGTACAATAGAGCCAATGAAAGATGTAGTAAATATTGCAAAGCCTAAGAATATTATTGTGCATACTGATGCAGTTCAAGCTATAGGGAAAATGAAAATTGACGTTAACGAATTAGGTGTTGATCTTTTAACTTTTTCTGGTCATAAAATATATGCCCCAAAGGGCATAGGGGCATTATATATTGAAAATTCATTAAAAGATAAAATTGTGCCGTTAATACATGGTGGTGGTCAAGAATATTCAATTAGATCTGGCACTGAAAATGTTCCCTATATTATAGGTTTAGCTGAGGCCTGTGATATTATCAATAAAGAATTAGACAACGAGGTTAAGCATACCAAAGCAATAAGAGATAAATTTGAAGAATTACTTTTAAAAGAGATACCAGATATTTATATCAATGGAGATGTTTCTAATAGGGTTTGTAACATTAGCAATATATCTTTTAAATATATTGAAGGTGAAGCATTAATGGCCTATACACCAGAGATATGTTGTTCGACGGGGAGCGCCTGTTCTTCAGAAGAAGGACCATCACATGTTTTGAAAGCCATTGGAATCAACCCGATAGATATTCATGGCACTATTAGATTTAGTTTTGGTAGATTCAATAGGTTAGAGGAGGTTCCAAGGGCTGTTAGTTTGCTAAAAGACTCTGTTGCTAAACTAAGAAAGTTATCACCCCTTTACAATAAAAACAAATAA
- a CDS encoding ferritin family protein translates to MDNVLEALKLAYEAEKNGLRMYLGLAKKTNVISGKNMFIQLASDEVDHLELIEKFIDKKMAGKPYENIEVPKGRLSKIVPNVDESSLQPVEKAYVSDEDALNTALSHEMKARDFYLEESRKAENEEVKKLFEDLAAVEDKHYMIIQAELDYIHKDGFWFDTAEFSLEKEG, encoded by the coding sequence ATGGATAATGTATTAGAAGCTCTTAAATTAGCTTATGAGGCTGAGAAAAATGGATTAAGGATGTATTTGGGCTTGGCAAAAAAAACAAATGTTATTTCTGGAAAAAATATGTTTATACAATTGGCATCAGACGAGGTTGATCATTTGGAGCTTATAGAAAAATTTATTGATAAAAAGATGGCTGGTAAGCCTTATGAGAATATTGAGGTTCCAAAGGGAAGGCTCTCTAAGATTGTGCCAAACGTTGATGAGAGTAGTTTGCAGCCTGTCGAAAAAGCGTACGTATCAGATGAGGATGCATTAAATACTGCTTTAAGCCATGAAATGAAGGCAAGAGATTTCTATTTGGAGGAGAGTAGAAAAGCAGAAAATGAGGAAGTTAAAAAATTATTTGAAGATCTTGCAGCTGTGGAAGATAAGCACTATATGATAATTCAAGCTGAATTAGATTATATACATAAAGATGGTTTTTGGTTTGATACTGCAGAATTTTCTCTGGAAAAAGAAGGGTAA
- the nqrA gene encoding NADH:ubiquinone reductase (Na(+)-transporting) subunit A, with translation MTNITIKKGLNIPIKGAPKQVIDGRKESAYFAYLGSDFPLLKPSFLKREGDSIRSGEAIFYDKKNPNVKFISPFSGTLKNINRGEKRVLLSVVIEKDYSGKETNYNIGKLDNYTKDEIIELLIKSGLFISIKKRPFDSVANPEENPSSIIINAIDTRPLCPSTKVILDEYNEHFNIGLNVISKLSQKIFLTIPKNLDINVAQKNIRKIHFNNLHPAGLVGTQIFYLDPIKKGKLVWYIDYQHVIAIGHLFTTGRIKKDKIVALSGDEFKSPRLINVPIGAYLGDITKNELKDKNRTRIISGSPLYGHKGDGPLSYLGFYNNQITAIKDVSIRKFMGWALPGTNVYSTTKAFLSKFLSIKKYSFDTSLKGSHRPIIPIGIYEKVFPFKINATYFLKYLLVEDLDSLEKMGVLGLAEEDLSLVTFVCPGKIDYAPKLRKVLNTLAKEY, from the coding sequence ATGACTAATATTACAATCAAGAAAGGCCTTAACATACCAATTAAAGGTGCGCCTAAACAGGTGATAGATGGAAGGAAAGAAAGTGCCTACTTTGCCTATTTAGGTTCAGACTTTCCATTGCTTAAGCCCTCCTTTTTAAAAAGGGAAGGGGATAGCATAAGATCAGGGGAAGCAATTTTCTATGACAAAAAAAATCCGAATGTTAAATTCATATCTCCCTTTTCAGGTACTTTAAAAAATATAAATAGAGGAGAAAAAAGAGTATTATTATCAGTTGTGATTGAAAAAGATTATAGTGGAAAAGAAACAAATTATAATATTGGAAAACTTGATAACTATACAAAAGATGAGATAATAGAGCTTTTAATTAAAAGCGGATTATTTATTTCTATAAAGAAAAGACCCTTTGATTCAGTAGCTAATCCAGAAGAAAATCCTTCATCTATAATAATAAATGCAATAGATACAAGGCCACTATGCCCCTCAACAAAGGTTATTTTAGATGAATATAATGAACATTTTAATATAGGTTTGAATGTTATTTCTAAATTATCACAAAAAATATTTTTAACTATACCAAAAAATTTAGATATTAATGTCGCTCAAAAAAATATTAGGAAGATTCATTTTAATAATCTACATCCAGCTGGGCTAGTTGGTACACAGATATTTTACCTAGATCCAATTAAAAAAGGTAAGCTAGTGTGGTATATTGATTATCAACATGTTATTGCAATAGGCCATTTATTTACAACAGGAAGGATTAAAAAAGATAAAATAGTAGCACTATCAGGAGATGAATTTAAAAGCCCTAGATTAATAAATGTGCCAATTGGTGCATATTTAGGTGATATAACTAAAAACGAACTAAAAGATAAAAATAGAACAAGAATAATTTCTGGAAGCCCTCTCTATGGACATAAAGGAGATGGGCCTCTAAGTTATTTGGGCTTTTATAATAATCAAATAACAGCTATAAAAGACGTATCTATTAGAAAATTTATGGGTTGGGCTTTACCAGGTACAAATGTTTATTCGACAACAAAGGCCTTTTTATCCAAATTTTTATCTATAAAAAAGTATAGTTTTGATACATCCCTAAAAGGATCACACAGACCAATAATTCCAATTGGGATATATGAAAAAGTTTTTCCTTTTAAAATAAATGCAACATATTTTTTAAAATATTTATTAGTGGAAGATTTAGATAGCCTTGAAAAAATGGGTGTTTTGGGCTTAGCCGAAGAAGATTTATCGCTTGTTACATTTGTGTGTCCAGGCAAAATAGACTATGCGCCAAAATTAAGAAAGGTATTAAATACGCTAGCAAAGGAATATTGA
- a CDS encoding RnfABCDGE type electron transport complex subunit D encodes MGLQSFLEKSRKHFEKGGKYHLLYPIFEMVDTFLYTPGETTKGFTHIRDGIEIKRIMTVVIIALIPCVIMGLYNTGLQTN; translated from the coding sequence ATGGGATTACAGTCTTTTTTAGAGAAAAGTAGAAAACATTTTGAAAAAGGTGGAAAATACCACTTATTGTACCCAATCTTTGAGATGGTAGATACCTTTTTATACACGCCAGGAGAAACAACTAAGGGCTTCACCCACATAAGAGATGGCATTGAGATAAAAAGGATTATGACTGTTGTAATAATAGCCCTTATCCCCTGTGTTATAATGGGTCTTTACAACACTGGACTACAAACAAATTT
- a CDS encoding nucleoside hydrolase encodes MNYIIDTDGGIDDIFALAYAFDKKRNNIKAITTTIGNIEVEQAIFNVRFFLDLFNINFENIFIGASHSLTPFIVERAEKIHGLDGFANIVGRYNKSKIDSYYAKPSAPHYIIKCAKELKEELTIITLGPLTNIAISYVLDPYSMGSINKIVSMGGAIYSKGNYNGYAEFNVGYDPNAFYIILKSGIPLELVSLDITRKISLSSEDFCLGSKNIFYEAAKFYEKKTKGSLYLHDPLAVYLTFSNNKYTKKLDIDIELFDKNKRGLITQAISSMKNSSIIYHYDANFNEFREKLINSIKNYLS; translated from the coding sequence ATGAATTATATAATAGATACTGATGGTGGAATTGACGATATCTTTGCCTTGGCTTATGCATTTGATAAAAAGAGAAATAATATAAAGGCCATTACAACAACTATAGGTAATATTGAGGTTGAGCAGGCTATTTTTAATGTTAGATTTTTTTTAGATCTATTTAATATAAATTTTGAAAATATATTTATTGGCGCTTCACACTCGTTAACACCATTTATAGTGGAGAGAGCTGAAAAAATACATGGTCTAGATGGTTTTGCAAATATTGTTGGTAGATATAATAAAAGTAAAATAGATAGTTATTATGCAAAACCTAGTGCTCCACATTATATTATTAAATGTGCAAAAGAGTTAAAAGAAGAGCTAACTATTATAACATTAGGTCCATTAACAAATATCGCTATTTCATATGTTTTAGACCCCTATAGTATGGGTAGTATTAATAAAATAGTTTCTATGGGGGGTGCTATATATTCTAAGGGCAACTATAATGGTTATGCTGAATTTAATGTTGGCTATGACCCAAATGCCTTTTATATAATTTTAAAGTCAGGTATTCCCTTAGAATTAGTTAGTCTTGATATAACAAGAAAAATATCTCTTTCAAGTGAGGATTTTTGTCTTGGTTCTAAAAATATCTTCTATGAAGCTGCAAAATTCTATGAGAAAAAAACTAAAGGCAGTCTTTATCTCCATGATCCATTAGCTGTGTATCTGACTTTTTCTAATAATAAATATACAAAAAAGTTAGATATTGACATAGAGTTGTTTGATAAAAATAAGAGAGGATTAATCACACAAGCTATTAGTAGCATGAAAAATAGTAGTATTATATATCACTATGATGCTAATTTTAATGAGTTCAGAGAAAAGCTAATAAATAGTATAAAAAATTATTTATCTTAA
- a CDS encoding HDOD domain-containing protein, with amino-acid sequence MNIHFAGSDKELNKLRHKLHGGVEFTSYEDADCVFLEISSREDFKKLPNKFLKPTYFYITNEDPALLKYTNGYNVKGTIYSFFNKNLILQRINLKTDKNRTLNRRKPSISIDSIYKKAESIPSLPTIASELINLTRDINAQMKKIVDTIKMDQGLASATLRLVNSPFYGLRVEINSIDRAAVLLGFRNLAKLAVAISFRQFYTKNFSIYNTTGIRLWMHSFNVARIAESIASLNSALNIQSIYLAGLLHDIGKIVLVDFLYTSTKSIEDEAKQTGFNHAEVGSILLKKWNIAPQIVDAVTKHHHLTDNIFNLTIYYSNIIERKKKLDSSIIDEVSNKIGADNNLLKEKIQNIKSSVM; translated from the coding sequence ATGAATATACATTTTGCTGGAAGCGATAAAGAGCTAAACAAGCTAAGGCATAAACTACATGGTGGTGTAGAGTTTACAAGTTATGAAGATGCTGATTGTGTTTTTTTGGAGATTTCAAGTAGGGAAGATTTTAAGAAATTGCCTAATAAATTTTTAAAACCAACATATTTTTATATAACTAATGAAGATCCTGCCTTATTAAAATATACTAATGGTTATAATGTAAAAGGCACTATCTACTCATTTTTCAACAAAAACTTAATATTACAGCGAATTAATCTAAAAACTGATAAAAATAGGACATTAAATAGAAGGAAACCCTCTATTTCTATTGATAGTATATATAAAAAAGCAGAATCTATACCATCGCTTCCCACAATTGCATCAGAACTAATAAATTTAACAAGGGATATAAACGCACAAATGAAAAAGATAGTTGATACTATAAAGATGGACCAAGGACTTGCTTCGGCAACTCTGAGACTTGTTAATTCTCCCTTTTATGGTTTAAGGGTAGAGATAAATAGTATAGATAGAGCAGCTGTTTTACTTGGTTTTAGAAATTTAGCTAAATTGGCTGTTGCTATTTCATTTAGACAATTTTATACAAAGAATTTCTCTATTTATAATACAACTGGTATAAGGCTTTGGATGCATTCCTTTAATGTTGCAAGAATTGCTGAGAGTATTGCCTCACTTAATAGTGCGCTAAATATACAATCAATTTACTTGGCAGGGCTATTACATGATATAGGTAAGATAGTTCTTGTTGATTTTTTATATACAAGTACAAAGTCTATAGAAGATGAAGCAAAGCAGACTGGTTTTAATCATGCTGAGGTGGGGAGTATTCTACTAAAAAAATGGAATATAGCCCCACAGATTGTTGATGCTGTTACAAAACATCATCATTTGACAGATAATATATTTAATTTAACAATATACTACTCAAATATTATTGAAAGGAAGAAAAAGCTTGATAGCAGTATAATTGATGAAGTCTCTAATAAAATTGGCGCAGATAATAATCTCTTAAAAGAGAAGATACAAAATATTAAAAGCTCCGTAATGTGA
- a CDS encoding aminotransferase class I/II-fold pyridoxal phosphate-dependent enzyme, with product MNPLAEKLNNAIKEENVNVFNMLSDLGKQLFMPKGILTQTAEAKEKAYKYNATIGIALEKKKPMYLDCIYEPLKIFKPEDLFPYAPNTGKPELRKAWKEKMIKDNPSLKGKYLSLPLVTNALTHGLSIVSDMFIDKGDNIVTPDKYWGNYRQVFAVRRGAEISTFPTFTKDKKFNIKDFLGKVEECGKIKEKVLVLLNFPNNPSGYMPSKNEVVELTNGLVELANNNIKIIALVDDAYFGLNYEDNTFDESIFGLLANRSDNLLAIKLDGATKEEFVWGFRVGFITFASTNNTPQENMLKALESKVAGLIRGTISNCPHASQTFVLYGLNHPDFKKQREEKREILRRRALKIKEVFNKNNYSEAFEYYPFNSGYFMCLKLAKVDAEALRVHLLENYGVGTVSVNKTDLRIAFSCIEEEDIEDLFNIIYKACKDLEG from the coding sequence ATGAATCCCTTAGCAGAAAAACTAAACAATGCAATAAAAGAGGAAAATGTAAATGTATTTAATATGTTGTCAGATTTAGGAAAACAACTCTTTATGCCAAAAGGCATATTAACACAAACAGCAGAGGCAAAAGAAAAAGCATATAAATACAATGCTACAATTGGTATTGCTCTTGAAAAGAAAAAACCTATGTATCTAGATTGTATATATGAACCACTAAAAATCTTTAAGCCTGAGGATCTATTCCCATATGCACCAAATACAGGTAAACCAGAGTTAAGAAAAGCATGGAAAGAAAAGATGATAAAAGACAATCCATCCCTTAAAGGTAAATATCTATCCCTACCACTTGTAACCAATGCCCTAACTCACGGTTTATCTATAGTATCTGATATGTTTATAGATAAAGGTGATAATATAGTTACCCCTGATAAATACTGGGGAAACTACAGGCAGGTCTTTGCTGTGAGGAGAGGAGCTGAGATATCAACCTTCCCGACATTTACAAAGGATAAAAAATTTAATATAAAGGATTTTTTAGGCAAAGTTGAAGAGTGTGGCAAAATAAAAGAAAAGGTCTTGGTATTACTAAATTTTCCAAACAACCCTTCAGGTTATATGCCTTCTAAAAATGAGGTTGTTGAGCTTACCAATGGATTGGTAGAGCTTGCAAATAATAATATAAAAATAATTGCTCTAGTAGATGACGCTTACTTTGGTTTAAACTATGAGGATAATACCTTTGATGAGTCTATATTTGGACTGCTTGCCAATAGATCAGATAATCTGCTAGCAATAAAACTCGATGGAGCAACAAAAGAAGAGTTTGTATGGGGTTTTAGGGTTGGTTTTATAACCTTTGCTTCCACTAATAATACGCCCCAAGAAAATATGCTAAAAGCTTTGGAGAGCAAAGTTGCCGGCCTAATTAGGGGAACAATCTCAAATTGTCCACATGCATCACAAACATTTGTTTTATATGGTTTAAATCATCCTGATTTCAAAAAACAAAGAGAAGAAAAAAGAGAGATCCTAAGAAGAAGAGCCCTTAAGATTAAAGAGGTCTTTAATAAAAATAACTATTCTGAAGCATTTGAATATTATCCCTTCAACTCAGGATATTTTATGTGTTTAAAATTAGCCAAAGTTGATGCTGAAGCGTTAAGAGTGCATCTTTTAGAAAATTATGGTGTGGGGACTGTATCGGTCAACAAAACAGATTTACGCATAGCTTTTTCATGTATTGAAGAAGAAGATATAGAAGACCTTTTTAATATAATCTATAAAGCATGTAAAGATCTTGAAGGTTAA
- the selD gene encoding selenide, water dikinase SelD has translation MVKLTSLTKAAGUAAKVGPEDLYNLLSRIPIKKDDNTILSFDTSDDAGVYKLNNIYIVQTIDLITPIVDDPYTFGRIVAINSMSDIFAMGGVPKTALSILLYNCQLDKEIIQRIIEGAVCELNKENCILLGGHTLEDEELKFGFAITGINEDKKLYRNNTINLDDDIILTKPIGTGVISTAIKADLACSESINDATESMLTSNSKASKIMKKYNISACTDVTGFSLTGHLYEMTKSSDYSITINTKKIPIMEKALEYSSMGLIPAGAYRIKAFLSAFTDYRNIKDPLLMLLFDPQTSGGLIITLQSNQSQLLLEELLNAGYSASIIGKVTKKKEKLIYYT, from the coding sequence ATGGTAAAATTAACTAGTTTAACTAAGGCTGCTGGTTGAGCAGCTAAAGTAGGTCCGGAGGACCTTTACAATCTTTTAAGTAGAATTCCCATAAAAAAAGATGATAATACTATTCTATCCTTTGATACATCTGATGATGCAGGAGTATACAAACTTAATAATATCTATATAGTTCAAACTATAGATTTAATTACCCCTATTGTAGATGATCCTTATACCTTTGGAAGAATTGTAGCAATTAATTCAATGAGTGATATCTTTGCTATGGGAGGGGTGCCTAAAACAGCTCTCTCTATATTATTATATAATTGCCAATTAGATAAAGAGATTATCCAAAGAATAATTGAAGGGGCTGTTTGCGAGCTAAATAAAGAAAATTGTATCCTTTTGGGTGGCCATACACTAGAAGATGAAGAATTAAAGTTTGGTTTTGCTATTACTGGTATTAACGAGGATAAGAAATTATATAGAAATAACACAATAAATCTAGATGATGATATTATCTTAACAAAACCCATTGGAACAGGTGTTATATCAACTGCAATAAAAGCCGATCTCGCCTGTAGCGAATCAATTAACGATGCAACAGAAAGTATGCTAACCTCAAACTCAAAAGCTAGCAAAATTATGAAAAAATATAATATTTCTGCCTGCACTGATGTAACAGGTTTTTCATTAACAGGGCATCTCTACGAAATGACTAAAAGTTCTGACTATAGCATCACAATTAATACTAAAAAGATTCCTATTATGGAGAAAGCATTAGAATATTCATCAATGGGGCTTATACCAGCTGGGGCTTATAGGATTAAGGCCTTTTTAAGTGCCTTTACCGATTATAGAAACATAAAAGACCCTCTATTAATGCTTCTTTTTGATCCCCAAACTTCAGGCGGCTTAATAATAACACTACAGAGCAATCAATCACAACTACTGCTTGAAGAATTATTAAATGCAGGCTATAGCGCTTCAATAATTGGCAAAGTGACAAAAAAAAAGGAAAAATTAATCTATTATACCTAG
- the smpB gene encoding SsrA-binding protein SmpB encodes MKILATNKKAYHDYEILSTLETGISLLGTEVKSAKEGRMNLKDSYIKVIGGEVYLINCHISPYTHGNILNHDPIRTRKLLLHKKEINKLIGLSKEKGLTIVPLKAYLKNNLIKIEAAVVRGKKKFDKRETMRRKEVDREIERAIKNKITKFY; translated from the coding sequence ATGAAAATATTAGCAACCAATAAAAAAGCATACCATGACTATGAAATTTTATCTACCTTAGAAACTGGTATATCTCTTTTAGGAACAGAGGTTAAATCAGCAAAAGAAGGCAGAATGAACCTGAAGGATTCTTATATTAAGGTCATAGGTGGTGAAGTATACTTAATAAATTGCCATATCTCTCCTTATACGCATGGCAACATATTAAATCATGACCCCATAAGAACACGTAAGCTATTGTTGCACAAAAAAGAAATAAATAAATTGATAGGGCTATCAAAAGAAAAGGGTTTGACAATTGTCCCACTAAAGGCATATCTCAAAAATAATTTAATAAAGATCGAAGCAGCTGTTGTTAGAGGTAAGAAAAAATTTGACAAAAGAGAAACAATGAGAAGAAAAGAAGTTGATAGGGAAATTGAGAGAGCCATAAAAAACAAAATCACAAAATTTTATTAA
- the cysE gene encoding serine O-acetyltransferase: MKLLNILKEDITTAFRKDPACRNILEIIFCYPGFHALLLHRFAHSLWNIHLKFLARLLSHINRFLTGIEIHPAAKIGRRFFIDHGMGVVIGETAEIGNDVLLYHGVTLGGVSLKKEKRHPTVSNNVVIGAGAKILGPINIGENSKIGANTVVIKDIPDNSTVVGIPGKITINKGKKVFDLDHNKLPDPSATIIKNLINKIDRLEKEIDKLKKQLNEATYVDLKSE, encoded by the coding sequence ATGAAGCTTTTAAATATTCTAAAAGAAGATATAACAACTGCTTTTAGAAAAGATCCGGCTTGTAGAAATATATTAGAAATAATATTTTGTTATCCAGGTTTCCATGCACTACTATTACATAGATTTGCACATTCATTATGGAATATACATCTAAAATTTTTAGCTAGACTACTATCACATATAAATAGATTTTTAACTGGCATAGAAATACATCCTGCCGCAAAAATAGGCAGAAGATTTTTTATTGACCATGGCATGGGCGTTGTAATAGGGGAGACAGCTGAAATAGGTAATGATGTATTATTATACCATGGTGTTACCCTAGGTGGCGTTAGCCTTAAAAAAGAAAAAAGACACCCCACTGTTAGCAACAATGTAGTAATAGGTGCAGGAGCAAAAATATTAGGACCAATAAATATTGGAGAAAATTCTAAAATTGGGGCAAACACAGTGGTTATAAAAGATATCCCAGATAATTCAACCGTGGTTGGTATACCTGGTAAAATTACAATTAATAAAGGCAAAAAAGTATTTGATTTAGACCACAACAAATTACCCGATCCATCGGCAACAATAATCAAAAATCTTATTAATAAGATTGATAGATTAGAAAAAGAGATTGATAAGCTAAAAAAACAATTAAATGAAGCTACATATGTAGATTTAAAATCTGAATAA
- the aroF gene encoding 3-deoxy-7-phosphoheptulonate synthase, translating to MLYAQKENIGFLDELGISNDNFFIIAGPCSVETREQLLDIANFANNAGASMLRGGAYKPRTSPYSFRGLGREALEYLLEAKKFTGLPIVTEVMNTSEIEYMYDYIDVFQVGSRNMYNYDLLEALGRQDKPVLLKRGLSATIDEFLLSAEYILLKGNKKVILCERGIRTFENVTRNTLDISAVPVLKEKTCLPVIVDPSHAAGNKNYVIPLSLAAIAAGADGIMVEVHNEPEKALSDGKQSLDFDMFRKLISLIRETFAKKII from the coding sequence ATGTTATATGCTCAAAAAGAAAATATTGGATTCTTAGATGAGCTAGGTATTAGTAATGATAATTTTTTCATTATAGCTGGGCCCTGTTCGGTAGAGACTAGAGAACAGTTATTAGATATTGCCAATTTTGCTAATAATGCTGGTGCTTCAATGCTACGTGGTGGTGCATATAAGCCAAGAACATCTCCCTATTCTTTTAGAGGCTTGGGCAGAGAAGCCTTGGAATATTTATTAGAAGCAAAAAAGTTCACAGGTTTGCCTATTGTAACAGAGGTCATGAATACAAGCGAAATCGAATATATGTATGACTATATTGATGTATTTCAGGTTGGTTCAAGGAATATGTATAATTATGATCTTTTAGAGGCTTTAGGAAGACAAGATAAGCCGGTATTATTAAAGAGAGGCCTATCAGCAACAATTGATGAATTTTTACTATCAGCTGAATATATACTGTTAAAGGGAAATAAAAAAGTGATATTGTGTGAACGAGGGATTAGGACCTTTGAGAATGTAACAAGAAATACCTTGGATATATCAGCAGTACCTGTTCTAAAAGAAAAGACCTGCCTACCAGTTATAGTTGATCCCTCACATGCTGCTGGTAACAAAAATTATGTTATACCTTTGTCATTAGCTGCTATTGCAGCAGGTGCTGATGGAATAATGGTAGAGGTGCATAATGAGCCAGAAAAAGCTTTGAGTGATGGGAAACAATCTTTAGATTTTGATATGTTTAGAAAACTTATATCTCTTATAAGGGAGACCTTCGCAAAGAAGATTATATAA